The following DNA comes from bacterium.
AATGTATAACATCTTAATTGTAGACGACGATTCCGCCATACACTTTGTGTATAAGGAACTTTTCGGGAAAATCAAAGAATATAATCTGATTTTAACCAAAAACGGCCTGGAGGCCATGGATAAAATGGCATCCAATAAAATTGACCTTATAATTACCGATATTAAAATGCCGGGGATGCACGGGATCGAACTTATCCAGCAGGTAAGAAAAATTGACCAGAATATGCCTATTATCGTGTGTACCGCTTTTCAATACATGAAGAATGATTACGAACTTGTAAATGCCAATCTTGCCGCGTATGTCACCAAACCATTTAAAAACGACCAATTCAAAGAACTTGTCCGGAATATTTTGAGCAGAAAAATATTATAACTATTCCCTTTTCAATACCGCCATGAATGCCTCCTGCGGTATCTCCACACGGCCAAGCATTTTCATCCGTTTTTTGCCTTTTTTTTGTTTTTCCAGAAGTTTCCTCTTGCGTGTCACGTCTCCCCCGTAAAGATAACCGGTAACATCTTTTCGATATGGTTTTATAGTTTCCCTGGCAATAACGCGGGAAGCTATTGCCGCCTGGATGGCCACCTCGAATTGCTGGCGGGGTATAATTTCCCTGAGCCTGCCCGCTAAATCCCTGCCGCGGTAAAATGCCTCGTCCTTGTGAGCAATAAAGGAAAGCGCCTCCACCTTTTCATGATTGATCAGGATATCCACTTTTACAAGGTCATCCGGACGGTAACCTATTAATTCATAATCAAAAGAACCATATCCCCTTGTCATAGATTTCAATTTATCATAAAAATCAACAATTACCGAAGATAAAGGCAATTCATACCGGAGTATCGCCTGGGTCTTATCGAGGTACTGGACTTCCAGATATTTCCCGCGCCGTTCCTGGCAAAGCGTCATCACCTGCCCCGTATATTCAGCCGGGATCATTATCATGGCCCTGATATAAGGTTCTTCAACAATTTCAATTTCGCTTGGCGGCGGGAATTCCGACGGATTTTCAATGAGCTGTATTTCGCAATTTCTTTTCATGACCTGGTATACTACATTTGGCGTGCTGATTATTAAATTAAGATTATACTCCCTTTCCAGCCGTTCCTGGACTATTTCCATGTGAAGCATTCCCAAAAACCCGCACCTGAAACCTATACCAAGCGCCTGGGAAACTTCCGGTTCATAAACAAAAGATGAATCATTTAAACTTAATTTTTCCAGCGCCTCCCTTAATAAATTGTGTTCATTTGCCTCTACAGAATATAAACCGCAGAAAACCATGGGCTGCATTTTTTTATATCCCGGCAACGGGATGTTAACAGGATTTTGCGCGTCCGTTACCGTGTCCCCGAGTGAAACGTCTTTGACCTGCTTGATCCCTGCGACAATATATCCTACTTCGCCGCAGGACAGTTCTTTTTCTTTTGACATTTCAGGATTAAACACACCGACATCCAGCACTTCAAAAACTTTATTATTAGACATGAATTTTATTTTCATACCGGGGGCCACCCTGCCCTGGAAAAGCCTGACGTAAATAACCACTCCTCTGTATGTATCAAAAAAAGAATCAAAAATAAGCGCTGATAAAGGAGAACCTTCCTCGCCTTTCGGGGCCGGGATTTTATTAATAATGGCCTGCAAAAGTTCCTCGATTCCAACACCCTTCTTGGCGCTGACTTCTATAATATCTTTTTCCTCACACCCTGTAAGGTGAACAACCTGGTTTTTTGTCCTTGGTATATCGGCGTTTGGAAGATCTATCTTATTGATTATCGGAATTATCCGCAGTTTATTTTCTCTTGCGAGATAATAATTGGCGATTGTCTGCGCCTCAACTCCCTGTGCGGCATCCACTACAAGGACGACCCCCTCACAGGCGGCAAGACTGCGGGACACTTCATAGCTGAAATCCACGTGGCCGGGAGTATCAATCAAATTCAAACGATAAACATCCCCTGACTTATCTTTATAAATGAGCCGGCAGGTATGGGCCTTTATTGTAATCCCACGCTCCCGCTCAAGGTCCATTTTATCAAGGACCTGCTCCATCATCTTTCTGCTCTGGATAGTCTCAGTACATTCCAGCAGGCGGTCGGCCAATGTGGATTTACCGTGGTCAATATGCGCGACAATTGAAAAATTACGAATTTTTTTTGACATATTTGTAGATTTAGTAGAACAATCCTATAGAGACTGAGTGAAGCTTTTCTGTTTTTTCGTCCAATCCTTCCTGCAGTTCCTCGGAATATGCATAACCAATATAATCGTTCCTGTCTTTTTGCGTAAACTGCAGCCTGAATCCGCCTGTAATGAATTCCGATTTGTTTAATTTATCAGTAAAATATCCAAGCTGCAGACTCATGCCCTGCTGCGGCAAAACGTCAATTCCGGCATGATAGTCCAGTTCACGCACGTCCTTTTGCGCAAAATGGTCAACATCAAAACCAATATTTATGACAGGGCTGAAGTTCAGCCCCAACCCCATTGTCACTTTTCTGGGATTTGTTGAAATATCGGGCTTTCCCAAATCGTATCCCATAATCCCCAGGGACAGTGATTCATGCAATTTAAAAAGCATGCCTAAATCAAAACTGAAGGCTGATTCTTTTATTGATGTTTCATCTATAACATTTTTATTTGTATTTTTTATATATTTTGCGTTGCCGCCGAAATAAAAATCTTTGCTGTAACCCTGGACCAATGAAATCAGAACAACATAATGGCGGTTCTTACCCTCGGGGACATTAATCCCTTTTGTATAAAATCCCAGCCCGCCGGCCTCGTTTTCCTGCGGGGAAGAATTTGCAAAGCTCATGTGCCCGCTATATGTGCTTTTACCGCCGCTTTCATTATAACCCATATCCAGAAATCCGCCTCTTAATTGAAGAATACCGGCTGGATTCACAAATATGGCGTTGGCGTCATCCGCAACGGCCGTAAAAGCCCCGCCTAACCCTAAAATACGGGAACCTATTGTTTTAGGTAAATTAACATCCTCTTTTACTTCCGAATCTGAAGCGGATAAATTCCCTGAAATTATTATAGGAATAACTAAACTTAAAAAAAACCTTTTCATTATCACTCTTTTTTTAAATATTATTTAATAATATACCTAATTTTGTATTTAATAGCAAGCGGTTTTTGGATATTTCCATCTATTTTTCAAAAACAATTTTAACGATTTCAGACTTTGAAAAAAGCCTTAAGGGAGGCGCCCATGTCCCTGTCCCTGAGGTAGTGTAAATAAAAGATTTTTTCCCGTTTTTGGGGTTAACTTCCGGATAAAACCCGTATGGATGCTTGTAATACAACTTAACAATTAAATCCATTGGAGGGATTTGCCCCGCATGCGTATGCCCGGAAAGATAAAAATCAATTCCAAATTTTGAAATATATTTATAAAAATCCGGCCTGTGGCCCAAAACAACAACTAATTTTTTGTCATCGGCTGTTTTAAAAACATTTTCTATCCCCGAAATAAATTCCCCGGGTATCTTGCCTGTTTTGTCGTCAAGCCCTATCAATTCCAAAAAACCGGAAATAGTGATTTTCTCATTCCTGAGAATTCTCATATTTGACTGCCCCGCGAACCTGAAAAAGGTGTTAACGCCCACATAATACTCATGGTTCCCCAAAATTGCAAAAACACCAAAACGTGAAGATAATTTCCTGAACTTGACGGCAAAATCATCCCGGTGATCTATTCCCCGCTCAATCAGATCGCCTGTAACAACAATAATATCCGGGTTTAACGCGTTGGTTTGCTCGACTATTTTCTCCACCCATTCACGGGATGACAAAAAATCCAGGTGCAGGTCTGAAAGCTGGACGATTGAAAAACTATTTATACCACCGGGGAGCTTTTCCGTTTTTATTTTTATTTCTCTCACTACTGGGCCGCGGTGAACGTTATAAAAAGAATACAAGCTCAATAATCCCGCGGCTACAATAGAAAAAATCGCAGAATAATACAAAAAATTATCTCCCCTGAAAAATATCATAAGAATATCTCTTATAAAAAATATTGCGACAGATATTGACACAATCCCGACCCAGACGTTTCCAAAATATGCCGCCATGTGAAAATTTTGTGCTACAACACTATGGGCAAAAATTCTTGTCAGGTAAAAAGACATTGACGATAAGAAAAAAAATGCGAAGATAGAGTATCTTGCGGCTGTTGCAAGGCATATTCCGTTAACAAGGCGGGTATAGACATAATAATGGCCGCCAAAGTAGACCAAAGAAAATATTGAAAAAAAAGATAAAAAACCAAATTTATGCATCTATTTTTTTTATACGAAAATGTATCAAGAAATAAACCAGAAAAAGATTTATCCAGCTTGCAAGCGAAAAACCTAACGCCAGCCCTAAAACACGGATGTCAGTTGTCTCCACAATACCAAAAAAACCAAAAATAAATTTATTTACGCGGTTTGCCGAACCCAGCAGCATTATAAAGAAAAAACTTGCCGATATATCAACAATGATACTGATAATATTAATAACAAGCGGTGTGACCGTATCCTGCAGGGAATAAAATCCCCTCAGGAAAAGCGGGATAAGGCCCTGGGGAAAAAGGCTTAAGCAAAAACAGGACAAGACAGCAGAAGTTATTGCCGTTTCTTTACCAGAAAATTTCCCGGTGGAAAGAAGCAATCGGACAATCGGCTGGCTGAAAATAAAAAGAATTACGCTTGAAAAAACCATAAAAAATATAATCTTACGGCCCGTTTTAAAAAGATTTTCCCTGAACTTCATGAAATTCTTTCCAGCCGCTGCTTCTGAAAGATGGGGAAACGCGGCCGATGTTAAAGAGATGCTGAAAAGCCCCAGAGGAAGGCTTTGTATATTATTCGCCAGGTTAAAAACGGCAATACTTCCTCCGCTTAAAACAGACCCGAAAATATTTGCAACCAGGACACTAACCTGGGAAAGGTCCATTGAGATAATCCGCGGGACAAAAAGCCTGGTAAATTTTTTTATGCCTTCATTATTAATATCAATTATTTTTTGATAGCGGTAACCAAGATATTTTGTTGCAATGAACTGGACCATCAAATGAGAAAAGGCTCCCATGACCACCCCCCCAGCAAGCCCTTTGATATCCAGAACAGGTGCTAAAAATACCACCCCGAATATTATGCCCAAATTATAAAGCATGGGGGCAAGCGAAATAACGATAAATCTCCTGAAACTTGTAAGCATGCTCCCGAACACACTGCTGATACTGAAAAAAAACGGTGAAAAAAGCATAATACGCGTCATCATTACCGTTTCAGCGTATTTTTCTCCTGAAAAACCCGGCACGATTAAACGCAAAATAAAAGGCGCAAAGATTATAAGTATCAGGCATCCCGCGCCCATAAAAATAAATACAACATTTAATATTGTATTGGCGAATTCCAGGCTTTCTTGGCTGAATTTCTGCCTTTCCCCGTTTTGAATATAACCGGTAAAAACCGGAATAAAGGCAATAGACAGTGTCCCAAGAATAAAAAGATTATAAAAAAAATCGGGTATTTGAAATGAGGCATAGTAAATATCCAGCGTTTCACCTGCCCCAAATTGATTGGCTAAAAGACGGTCGCGGACCAACCCCAGAAACCGGCTTAAAAGAGCGGAAAAAGCAAAAATTATACCGCCTGTCCCGATTGAGTTAGTTTCCCGGTTTAATAATCCGTTAAGCATAAATATTTATTATATCATTAAATATATATTTTTGCTTAAAAATACTTTATTTTTTGGAAATGTTTTATATTTTACCTTTGGTAAACCCGTATTTTCCGACTTTTTTCCCCAATGTCCAATATTCCTGGCTTGGCGGGCAATAAGTTAGAGGGTCTATCTTTTCGATCTGCCATCTGCCTTCATTATCTAAAACTTCTTCATTGACATGGACCGACAAAATCTCGGCTAAAAACGCGTCATGTGTCAAAAAATGCAGTACTTCTTTTGTCCGGCACTCAATATTCACCGGGCATTCATTAATTATGGGCGCCTTGACAATGCCGCCCGGTTCAAACGTAAAATTTGCCTCTTTAAATTTATCTGTGTTTTTACCGCTTACT
Coding sequences within:
- a CDS encoding flavin reductase family protein; translated protein: MGKKKLNPSTFLMPCPIGLITTQGRDGKPNIITLAWIGIIASEPPMVNISVRTSRYSYKLLKENGDFVINIPSARDLAKVDFCGTVSGKNTDKFKEANFTFEPGGIVKAPIINECPVNIECRTKEVLHFLTHDAFLAEILSVHVNEEVLDNEGRWQIEKIDPLTYCPPSQEYWTLGKKVGKYGFTKGKI
- a CDS encoding response regulator; protein product: MYNILIVDDDSAIHFVYKELFGKIKEYNLILTKNGLEAMDKMASNKIDLIITDIKMPGMHGIELIQQVRKIDQNMPIIVCTAFQYMKNDYELVNANLAAYVTKPFKNDQFKELVRNILSRKIL
- the murJ gene encoding murein biosynthesis integral membrane protein MurJ, whose amino-acid sequence is MLNGLLNRETNSIGTGGIIFAFSALLSRFLGLVRDRLLANQFGAGETLDIYYASFQIPDFFYNLFILGTLSIAFIPVFTGYIQNGERQKFSQESLEFANTILNVVFIFMGAGCLILIIFAPFILRLIVPGFSGEKYAETVMMTRIMLFSPFFFSISSVFGSMLTSFRRFIVISLAPMLYNLGIIFGVVFLAPVLDIKGLAGGVVMGAFSHLMVQFIATKYLGYRYQKIIDINNEGIKKFTRLFVPRIISMDLSQVSVLVANIFGSVLSGGSIAVFNLANNIQSLPLGLFSISLTSAAFPHLSEAAAGKNFMKFRENLFKTGRKIIFFMVFSSVILFIFSQPIVRLLLSTGKFSGKETAITSAVLSCFCLSLFPQGLIPLFLRGFYSLQDTVTPLVINIISIIVDISASFFFIMLLGSANRVNKFIFGFFGIVETTDIRVLGLALGFSLASWINLFLVYFLIHFRIKKIDA
- a CDS encoding metallophosphoesterase codes for the protein MHKFGFLSFFSIFSLVYFGGHYYVYTRLVNGICLATAARYSIFAFFFLSSMSFYLTRIFAHSVVAQNFHMAAYFGNVWVGIVSISVAIFFIRDILMIFFRGDNFLYYSAIFSIVAAGLLSLYSFYNVHRGPVVREIKIKTEKLPGGINSFSIVQLSDLHLDFLSSREWVEKIVEQTNALNPDIIVVTGDLIERGIDHRDDFAVKFRKLSSRFGVFAILGNHEYYVGVNTFFRFAGQSNMRILRNEKITISGFLELIGLDDKTGKIPGEFISGIENVFKTADDKKLVVVLGHRPDFYKYISKFGIDFYLSGHTHAGQIPPMDLIVKLYYKHPYGFYPEVNPKNGKKSFIYTTSGTGTWAPPLRLFSKSEIVKIVFEK
- the lepA gene encoding translation elongation factor 4, giving the protein MSKKIRNFSIVAHIDHGKSTLADRLLECTETIQSRKMMEQVLDKMDLERERGITIKAHTCRLIYKDKSGDVYRLNLIDTPGHVDFSYEVSRSLAACEGVVLVVDAAQGVEAQTIANYYLARENKLRIIPIINKIDLPNADIPRTKNQVVHLTGCEEKDIIEVSAKKGVGIEELLQAIINKIPAPKGEEGSPLSALIFDSFFDTYRGVVIYVRLFQGRVAPGMKIKFMSNNKVFEVLDVGVFNPEMSKEKELSCGEVGYIVAGIKQVKDVSLGDTVTDAQNPVNIPLPGYKKMQPMVFCGLYSVEANEHNLLREALEKLSLNDSSFVYEPEVSQALGIGFRCGFLGMLHMEIVQERLEREYNLNLIISTPNVVYQVMKRNCEIQLIENPSEFPPPSEIEIVEEPYIRAMIMIPAEYTGQVMTLCQERRGKYLEVQYLDKTQAILRYELPLSSVIVDFYDKLKSMTRGYGSFDYELIGYRPDDLVKVDILINHEKVEALSFIAHKDEAFYRGRDLAGRLREIIPRQQFEVAIQAAIASRVIARETIKPYRKDVTGYLYGGDVTRKRKLLEKQKKGKKRMKMLGRVEIPQEAFMAVLKRE